In one window of Cytophagaceae bacterium ABcell3 DNA:
- a CDS encoding cupin domain-containing protein, whose translation MDKLISDLKTELAYADDRPASILLKHNSSKVLLLAIKAGQELQPHTNHEDTILTITEGDGALVMNGSEHFLKTGAVVRIPAGVMHALHALSDIKFILIR comes from the coding sequence ATGGATAAGCTGATTTCAGATTTGAAGACAGAGTTGGCCTATGCGGATGATAGGCCTGCAAGTATATTGCTCAAGCATAACTCATCTAAGGTGCTGTTACTTGCTATAAAGGCGGGGCAGGAGTTGCAGCCTCATACAAATCATGAGGATACTATACTGACAATTACTGAAGGAGATGGGGCTTTAGTAATGAACGGAAGTGAACATTTCCTGAAAACAGGGGCTGTAGTGCGTATTCCGGCAGGGGTAATGCATGCGCTTCATGCACTTTCTGATATAAAATTTATATTGATCCGCTGA
- a CDS encoding T9SS type A sorting domain-containing protein, which translates to MKFRLLLLYYIFGIITSGISQNTRTCGMGEAQPKNSNGLCSRLLNINPNYPLGFFKPNNNTTYKEVRVNLIFIQYDENDPRMFEEGNPEHQYILDEAIGRLHHRLKNILPPNDGEWENLTNGHPSLCRSPDHIPDTKIRFNVSKHYIVDPYLWNNQNNGFGLPCPSSNSYFNQLDALVSNNSSIEPGINVFFTENKDTYDSLTAYCNGTINGIDCAERPYYDDFNKSSRVSMTDHYNGYIAGQCLLEDEENTRSWQTILDDKAFNLYKALIHEIGHCFFPCINHCNDCETKVKPCNEIEGEINNHVMHNADPYYAGRTYLSGDNIAEMHRTLSITNMKNFVETCYADGILFIEEDMVLDTDIRLYEKIRVRPGAKLTIDCNITLPADCEIWVENGAELIIDSNSDINFACDQKCGISFYIHGDLRVKEKMLDISYIFNVYSTGKVILENSPGVCFYNETSLFHFNIHEGGTFHINGQDYTSQLRAFKDLNYDLNLTSSSISGNHSASNTILVNTTNGQSSGATVLTAGNEINIRPGFVARPGFSAGIQRYINNCKEIDCFSDAPQNKKAKVYNTDLKIKDVEIPQKVKADSSYSLTLYPNPSTGTINLNITGKDLNEYQIFIINSLGQNVFSINTNKRENIIDLKHLPKGVYYLYTINQNEKQGKSFILE; encoded by the coding sequence ATGAAATTTAGATTACTACTGTTATACTACATTTTTGGGATAATAACTTCTGGTATTTCGCAAAACACACGCACATGCGGAATGGGAGAGGCACAGCCAAAAAACTCTAATGGTTTATGCTCACGGCTATTGAACATAAATCCCAATTACCCATTAGGCTTCTTTAAACCTAACAACAATACAACCTACAAAGAAGTGCGGGTAAACTTAATATTCATACAATATGATGAAAATGATCCTAGGATGTTCGAAGAAGGCAACCCAGAACATCAGTATATTTTAGACGAGGCTATAGGAAGACTACATCATAGATTAAAAAACATCCTTCCACCCAATGATGGAGAATGGGAAAACCTTACGAACGGCCATCCATCTTTGTGCCGAAGCCCTGACCATATCCCTGACACCAAAATACGGTTTAATGTTTCCAAACATTATATAGTAGATCCATATTTATGGAACAATCAAAATAATGGTTTCGGACTTCCCTGCCCATCAAGCAACTCGTATTTTAATCAATTAGACGCATTAGTAAGCAATAATTCATCAATTGAGCCGGGTATCAATGTTTTCTTTACTGAGAACAAAGATACTTATGATAGTTTAACAGCATACTGTAATGGTACCATTAACGGTATTGATTGTGCTGAAAGACCTTATTATGATGACTTCAATAAATCATCGAGAGTTTCCATGACTGATCATTATAATGGCTATATCGCAGGCCAATGCTTACTTGAAGATGAAGAGAACACTCGCTCATGGCAGACAATACTAGACGATAAGGCATTTAATTTATACAAAGCACTAATTCATGAAATAGGCCACTGTTTTTTCCCATGCATAAACCATTGTAATGATTGTGAGACAAAGGTAAAACCCTGCAATGAAATAGAAGGGGAAATAAACAATCATGTAATGCATAATGCTGACCCCTATTACGCTGGAAGAACATATTTAAGCGGAGACAATATAGCTGAAATGCATCGTACATTGTCAATAACCAACATGAAAAATTTTGTTGAAACCTGCTATGCAGATGGCATACTCTTTATAGAAGAGGACATGGTATTAGATACTGACATAAGGCTTTATGAAAAAATCCGTGTTCGGCCAGGGGCAAAGCTAACTATAGATTGTAACATAACCCTTCCCGCTGATTGTGAAATATGGGTTGAAAATGGCGCAGAACTAATAATTGATTCTAATTCTGACATAAATTTTGCCTGCGATCAAAAGTGCGGTATTTCTTTCTATATACATGGAGACTTAAGGGTTAAAGAAAAAATGTTAGATATATCATATATTTTCAATGTTTATAGTACAGGAAAAGTAATATTGGAAAATAGCCCTGGCGTTTGTTTTTACAATGAAACTAGTCTTTTCCACTTCAACATCCACGAGGGAGGCACCTTTCATATTAATGGCCAAGATTACACTTCACAGTTGAGAGCCTTTAAGGATTTAAACTATGATCTTAACCTAACGTCTTCTTCCATATCAGGAAATCATTCTGCAAGCAATACCATTCTAGTAAACACAACAAATGGACAAAGCAGTGGAGCAACAGTATTAACTGCGGGGAATGAAATCAATATTCGCCCTGGCTTTGTAGCTAGGCCTGGATTTTCTGCCGGTATTCAGAGGTATATAAATAACTGTAAAGAAATAGATTGTTTTTCAGATGCACCTCAAAATAAAAAAGCTAAAGTCTATAATACCGACTTAAAAATAAAAGACGTTGAAATACCACAAAAGGTTAAAGCTGATTCTAGTTATAGCTTAACCTTATACCCCAATCCCAGTACAGGCACAATTAACCTAAATATTACAGGAAAAGATTTAAATGAATATCAAATATTCATAATTAACTCATTAGGACAAAATGTCTTTTCTATTAATACAAATAAAAGAGAAAACATAATCGATCTCAAGCATTTGCCCAAAGGTGTATATTACTTGTACACAATCAACCAAAACGAAAAACAAGGTAAAAGCTTCATATTAGAATAA
- a CDS encoding cation:proton antiporter: MELAPNTFTEFALILALAALIGAVGRLLKQPLIISFIVVGILAGPAGFDILSLEEEVELLAETGIAILLFAVGLKLDVALIRSTGKVAFLTGMGQVIFTSVIGYLIGLLLGYSNITSLYIAIALTFSSTIIIVKLLSDKKEIDSLHGQISLGFLIVQDIVVVLLMIVLSAYGAGAAEESTTTAMLTVFIKGIILLASIALLMKYVLPYLVHQLAKSQELLVLFAIAWAVALAAIGDSIGFSKEVGAFLAGVSLASTHYREVISGRLVALRDFLLLFFFINLGAHLDLSEMGAHILPAFVFSIFVLLGNPLIVLVIMGLMGYRRRTGFLAGLTVAQISEFSLILAALGFSLGHIDSETVGLITLVGLITIGLSTYMIIYSHPIFEKLSPMLKVFEKPVPYREAIAKQMEQKKIDAIVFGLGRYGENIAESLERENYNILGVDFDPIVVQRWQEMGRDARYGDVEDPELAEHLPLKNTKFVISTFPDVNVSISLLKYLRELDFKGKIALTAHRRSDAEKLQKHQADLILLPFAEAAVNIVSKLKSKE, from the coding sequence GTGGAGTTAGCCCCTAATACCTTTACCGAGTTTGCCTTAATTTTAGCCCTTGCTGCTTTGATAGGGGCTGTAGGAAGACTGCTCAAACAACCCCTTATTATTTCTTTTATTGTAGTAGGCATCTTGGCTGGGCCTGCTGGTTTTGATATCCTCAGCCTTGAAGAAGAGGTGGAACTATTGGCCGAAACAGGAATTGCTATTTTGCTATTTGCTGTTGGCCTTAAGCTTGATGTTGCCCTAATCCGTTCAACGGGAAAAGTTGCTTTTTTAACGGGTATGGGACAGGTGATTTTTACTTCAGTCATTGGTTATTTGATCGGGCTGCTTTTAGGGTATAGTAATATTACCTCTCTTTATATTGCTATTGCTTTAACTTTTTCCAGTACCATTATTATTGTAAAATTATTATCTGACAAAAAGGAAATAGACTCTTTACATGGACAGATATCCCTCGGTTTTCTGATCGTGCAGGATATTGTAGTGGTTTTGCTCATGATCGTCTTGTCTGCCTATGGGGCTGGTGCGGCAGAGGAAAGCACGACAACTGCTATGTTGACTGTTTTTATTAAGGGGATAATATTATTGGCGTCCATTGCTTTGTTGATGAAGTATGTATTGCCTTATCTTGTTCATCAATTGGCAAAGTCACAGGAGTTGCTGGTGCTTTTTGCCATTGCCTGGGCGGTAGCACTTGCAGCCATAGGGGACAGTATTGGCTTTTCTAAAGAAGTAGGAGCGTTTTTGGCTGGTGTGTCCCTGGCTTCTACTCATTATCGGGAAGTGATCAGCGGCAGGCTCGTGGCATTAAGGGATTTTTTGCTTTTGTTCTTCTTTATCAACCTGGGTGCGCACTTAGACCTTTCTGAAATGGGCGCTCATATACTTCCTGCGTTTGTATTTTCGATTTTTGTCCTTTTAGGTAACCCTTTGATAGTGCTTGTTATTATGGGGCTGATGGGGTATAGACGCCGTACAGGTTTTTTGGCGGGTTTGACGGTGGCGCAAATCAGTGAGTTTTCGCTCATTCTGGCGGCTCTAGGTTTTTCTCTAGGGCATATCGATTCTGAAACTGTAGGGCTTATTACCTTGGTAGGACTTATTACCATTGGTCTTTCCACCTATATGATCATTTATTCTCATCCAATTTTTGAAAAGCTTTCTCCTATGCTCAAGGTTTTTGAAAAACCTGTGCCATATCGGGAGGCTATTGCCAAGCAAATGGAGCAAAAGAAAATTGATGCCATTGTTTTTGGGCTTGGCCGTTATGGAGAAAATATTGCAGAAAGCTTGGAAAGGGAAAACTATAATATACTAGGTGTAGATTTCGACCCTATTGTCGTACAACGTTGGCAGGAAATGGGTAGGGATGCCCGCTATGGTGATGTGGAAGACCCTGAGCTGGCGGAACATTTACCTTTAAAAAACACCAAATTTGTTATTAGTACTTTTCCTGATGTTAACGTGAGTATCTCGTTGCTTAAGTATTTGCGTGAGCTAGATTTTAAAGGTAAAATAGCCCTTACAGCACATAGACGTTCTGATGCGGAGAAGCTACAAAAGCATCAAGCTGACCTTATTTTGCTCCCTTTTGCAGAGGCTGCTGTAAATATTGTAAGTAAATTAAAAAGCAAGGAATAA
- a CDS encoding sulfite exporter TauE/SafE family protein yields the protein MSIDSFFCGFCRIGLGCFNVGKVFYLAGYQQVLSILLGVLVIAAVLYPSLVKGKINVIGFGLVNSIKRGLTRVFNNGSYPGLMFTGILNGFLPCGLVYMALAGSMATGGMISGSLFMAAFGLGTLPVMMAVSLGGAFASESIKSKIRKAVPAMMVVMGLVLILRGLNLGIPYVSPAVGAEGQEVHSCH from the coding sequence TTGTCTATAGACAGTTTTTTTTGTGGGTTTTGTCGGATAGGGTTAGGCTGTTTTAACGTAGGGAAGGTGTTTTATCTGGCAGGTTATCAGCAGGTGTTGTCTATTTTATTGGGCGTATTGGTAATTGCTGCTGTTTTATACCCTTCTTTGGTAAAAGGCAAGATCAATGTTATTGGGTTTGGATTGGTAAATTCAATCAAAAGAGGATTGACAAGGGTATTTAACAATGGTTCTTACCCTGGTTTAATGTTCACTGGAATATTAAATGGTTTTTTGCCCTGTGGGTTGGTTTATATGGCTTTGGCAGGAAGTATGGCTACCGGTGGTATGATTTCTGGTAGCTTGTTCATGGCTGCTTTTGGTCTTGGGACACTGCCAGTGATGATGGCCGTTTCTTTGGGCGGCGCTTTTGCCAGCGAGTCTATAAAGTCTAAAATTCGCAAAGCCGTCCCTGCCATGATGGTGGTTATGGGTTTGGTATTGATACTCCGCGGCCTCAACCTGGGCATCCCTTATGTAAGTCCCGCCGTAGGTGCAGAAGGGCAGGAGGTGCATAGTTGTCATTAA
- a CDS encoding L-lactate permease, whose translation MNILVFVLPFAVLLLLTIGWRRPLWQAAMASYVTGVVISSIARGFEMPLLAVPMTHAFFIAVELAVILFGAIFFLNFLKINGAIDKIQGSLNSVTSDKRLQAILLAWLFGGFIEGASGFGTPAMIVAPLLASLGFPLMVAVVLPLMANTTAVTFGAVGTPVKIGFAGIESANAAGVFAASVNLLAGLLVPLFILFFVVRFTGGTLKKDFKQAVPFALWAGLCFLVPYFLLSFAGVEFPSMAGGLLGLFLCIISIRYKFLVPETQTGVSKPDLAGLVKAFMPYTLLCVLLVVGKLVFRNVIILDLWYEATRNFAVFQPGMAFLTAILVLYLISPKFRSSKIKIAALDAFKVLPKPWVAIFFIAALAQNLLFVGREFSVIWQLTPYLSEAGVLFTAVAAGTFGSFAAGSATVSNLLFGREIYEAALAAGAGAVAALGMQLIGSGIGNALALQNIAVVQAAVKMEGEEKNILRQVVIPCMIYLVVAFLAGMLILNLTRTIH comes from the coding sequence ATGAACATATTAGTTTTTGTATTGCCTTTTGCTGTACTATTGCTGCTTACCATCGGTTGGCGTCGGCCGCTTTGGCAAGCAGCAATGGCCAGTTACGTAACAGGTGTTGTTATTTCTTCTATTGCGAGAGGGTTTGAAATGCCATTGCTGGCTGTACCCATGACCCATGCTTTTTTTATTGCGGTAGAATTGGCTGTTATCCTTTTTGGAGCCATTTTTTTTCTGAATTTTCTGAAAATAAATGGAGCTATTGATAAAATACAGGGGTCGTTAAACAGTGTTACTTCGGATAAACGCTTGCAAGCTATCTTGCTGGCTTGGCTTTTTGGAGGGTTTATTGAAGGAGCGTCAGGGTTTGGAACTCCTGCAATGATCGTGGCACCGTTGTTGGCCTCTTTGGGCTTTCCATTGATGGTGGCTGTGGTACTTCCACTTATGGCCAACACTACTGCTGTTACTTTTGGTGCTGTTGGTACGCCTGTCAAAATTGGATTTGCTGGCATTGAAAGTGCTAATGCTGCTGGAGTGTTTGCTGCTTCTGTCAATTTGTTGGCAGGCTTGCTGGTGCCGCTTTTTATCTTGTTCTTTGTTGTCCGCTTTACCGGAGGTACATTGAAGAAAGATTTTAAACAGGCAGTGCCTTTTGCGCTTTGGGCAGGACTTTGTTTTTTAGTCCCGTACTTCTTACTTTCTTTTGCCGGGGTGGAGTTTCCTTCTATGGCCGGTGGTTTGTTGGGCTTGTTTTTGTGCATCATAAGTATTCGATATAAGTTTCTTGTGCCTGAAACACAGACTGGTGTGTCAAAGCCTGACCTTGCCGGACTTGTAAAAGCTTTTATGCCCTATACTCTTTTGTGTGTGTTGCTTGTTGTGGGCAAATTGGTTTTCAGGAATGTTATCATTCTTGACCTGTGGTATGAAGCAACGCGCAATTTTGCTGTATTTCAACCAGGCATGGCATTCTTAACGGCTATATTGGTTTTGTACCTCATTTCTCCAAAATTTCGGAGCAGTAAGATTAAAATAGCAGCACTAGATGCTTTTAAAGTGCTTCCCAAGCCTTGGGTAGCTATATTCTTTATTGCGGCACTTGCTCAGAATTTGCTTTTTGTGGGTAGAGAATTTAGTGTTATCTGGCAACTTACGCCTTATTTATCTGAAGCAGGGGTGCTGTTTACGGCTGTTGCCGCTGGAACCTTTGGTAGTTTTGCTGCCGGTAGTGCTACTGTATCAAATTTGCTCTTTGGTCGTGAGATATATGAAGCGGCTTTGGCTGCTGGTGCTGGTGCGGTGGCTGCTCTCGGAATGCAATTGATAGGCTCTGGAATTGGAAATGCCCTGGCGCTTCAAAATATTGCGGTAGTTCAAGCTGCTGTGAAGATGGAGGGTGAAGAAAAGAATATCCTTCGACAAGTGGTTATTCCATGTATGATATATTTGGTAGTAGCTTTTCTGGCAGGAATGCTTATCCTTAACTTAACTAGGACTATACACTAG
- a CDS encoding universal stress protein, with product MKRTILFPTDFSDNAHIALDYAVAFADSLDAEILVFHAYSIALINTDMPYSVIEEELERVKHKAIEDLEALCKTIKEKNPEVSASYILKQGFAGSMIVEFAKDRDVDMIIMGTQGAGAVKSFFIGSNAADVIENASCPVLAVPERVPYKGIKTIAFASDYYDSDIKDLSKLTIIAKALDAEITIINISDEGKEIQEAVSARFMREVRERNSYPRIELKLIESDDVEKSLEKYMKENPTDLLVTSTRKRNLLEKFMERSLTKQLAYHAKVPLLAFHQK from the coding sequence ATGAAGCGCACAATCCTTTTTCCAACAGACTTTTCAGATAATGCTCATATAGCATTGGATTATGCTGTTGCCTTTGCAGATTCCTTAGATGCAGAAATTCTTGTTTTTCATGCTTATTCTATTGCTCTTATTAATACTGATATGCCTTATAGTGTTATTGAAGAAGAGTTGGAAAGGGTCAAGCATAAGGCTATTGAGGATTTAGAGGCTCTTTGTAAAACAATTAAGGAAAAGAACCCTGAAGTGAGCGCTTCTTATATTCTGAAACAAGGTTTCGCAGGTTCTATGATTGTTGAGTTTGCTAAGGACAGGGATGTGGATATGATCATAATGGGTACCCAAGGGGCGGGGGCTGTTAAATCTTTCTTTATAGGAAGCAATGCGGCAGACGTTATAGAAAATGCCTCTTGTCCAGTTTTGGCAGTGCCTGAGCGGGTACCATACAAAGGTATTAAAACTATTGCTTTTGCCAGCGATTATTACGACTCTGATATTAAAGACCTTTCTAAGCTTACTATTATAGCGAAAGCACTCGATGCAGAGATTACTATTATCAATATATCAGACGAAGGCAAGGAGATTCAAGAGGCTGTTAGTGCTAGGTTTATGCGTGAAGTAAGGGAGCGTAATAGTTACCCCCGTATTGAATTGAAACTTATAGAAAGCGACGATGTGGAGAAAAGTTTGGAAAAATACATGAAAGAAAACCCTACTGACCTGTTGGTTACTTCTACAAGGAAGAGGAACCTTTTGGAAAAGTTCATGGAAAGAAGCCTTACCAAACAGCTCGCTTACCATGCAAAAGTCCCTTTACTTGCATTTCATCAGAAGTAA
- a CDS encoding GTP-binding protein, which produces MKNLPVTVLSGFLGAGKTTLLNHILHNKENLKVAVIVNDMSEVNVDAALVKNENVLSRTEEKLVEMSNGCICCTLREDLLKEVEKLAKEERFDYLLIESTGISEPLPVAQTFSYVDEESGIDLTKFSTLDTLVTVVDAFNFSKDFTSGDTVWTRDLNEDPSDNRTIVNLLTDQIEFANVIIINKTDLVSSYQLGELKAILKKLNPEARIIESQMSKVPPKEILNTGLFDFEKASSSAGRIKELETEHTPETEEYGLGSFVFRSRAPFHPERFWNYVNHLWPENIIRSKGLFWLASRPDDAIAWSQAGGSLKADKAGVWWASKPRDEWKYYQVDEDFILSRFDPTWGDRMTEIVIIGQDLNKEQIISELQKCICSEEEAKAIQQNQLLQDSWPL; this is translated from the coding sequence ATGAAAAACCTTCCAGTAACAGTGTTGAGTGGCTTTTTAGGCGCAGGTAAAACAACATTGCTAAACCATATTTTACATAACAAAGAAAATCTTAAAGTAGCAGTCATTGTCAACGACATGAGCGAAGTAAATGTGGATGCAGCGTTGGTAAAGAACGAAAACGTGCTTTCTAGGACCGAAGAAAAGTTAGTCGAGATGTCTAATGGTTGTATTTGCTGTACACTACGTGAAGACCTTTTAAAAGAGGTAGAAAAGTTGGCCAAAGAAGAGCGGTTCGACTACCTGCTTATAGAGTCTACAGGGATTTCAGAACCTTTGCCGGTAGCACAAACTTTTTCTTATGTAGATGAGGAGTCCGGTATAGACCTGACAAAGTTCAGCACACTAGACACTTTGGTAACAGTAGTAGATGCGTTTAATTTTTCAAAAGACTTTACCAGTGGAGACACGGTATGGACGAGAGACCTCAACGAAGACCCATCTGACAACAGAACCATCGTCAACTTGCTAACAGATCAAATCGAATTTGCCAATGTAATCATTATAAACAAAACTGACCTGGTTTCCTCTTACCAGTTAGGAGAACTAAAAGCTATACTAAAAAAACTAAACCCTGAGGCAAGGATCATAGAATCTCAAATGAGCAAAGTTCCGCCTAAGGAAATATTAAATACAGGGTTATTTGACTTCGAAAAGGCTTCATCTTCTGCAGGGAGGATCAAGGAACTAGAAACTGAGCATACTCCCGAAACTGAAGAGTACGGACTAGGGTCATTTGTATTTCGAAGTAGGGCACCTTTCCACCCAGAACGTTTCTGGAACTATGTCAACCACCTCTGGCCAGAAAACATCATCAGAAGCAAAGGCTTGTTTTGGTTAGCCTCAAGACCGGATGATGCCATAGCCTGGAGCCAAGCAGGAGGATCACTGAAAGCGGACAAAGCCGGTGTATGGTGGGCATCCAAACCTCGCGATGAGTGGAAATATTACCAAGTAGATGAAGACTTTATTTTATCACGCTTTGACCCAACTTGGGGAGACCGAATGACAGAAATTGTGATTATAGGCCAAGACTTGAATAAAGAGCAAATAATCTCAGAACTCCAAAAATGTATATGCTCTGAGGAAGAAGCAAAAGCTATCCAACAAAACCAGCTCTTACAAGATAGTTGGCCCTTATAA
- a CDS encoding sulfite exporter TauE/SafE family protein has translation METQMFMAAFLIGVAGSLHCIGMCGPLAMALPVRDKHMIGKVAGRLLYNFGRTATYAFMGLFSGLIGKVFYLAGYQQVLSILLGVLVIAAVLYPSLVKGKINVIGFGLVNSIKRGLTRVFNNGSYPGLMFTGVLNGFLPCGLVYMALAGSMATGGMISGSLFMAAFGLGTLPVMMAVSLGGAFASESIKSKIRKAVPAMMVVMGLVLILRGLNLGIPYVSPAVGAEGQEVHSCH, from the coding sequence ATGGAGACACAAATGTTCATGGCCGCCTTTCTTATCGGCGTGGCTGGTAGCCTGCACTGTATAGGTATGTGCGGGCCTTTGGCTATGGCCCTTCCTGTCAGAGATAAGCATATGATTGGCAAAGTCGCTGGTAGGTTGCTCTATAACTTTGGTCGAACGGCCACATACGCATTTATGGGTTTGTTCTCTGGGCTTATAGGGAAGGTGTTTTATCTGGCAGGTTATCAGCAGGTATTGTCTATTTTATTGGGCGTATTGGTAATTGCTGCTGTTTTATACCCTTCTTTGGTAAAAGGCAAGATCAATGTTATTGGGTTTGGATTGGTAAATTCAATCAAAAGAGGATTGACAAGGGTATTTAACAATGGCTCTTACCCTGGCTTAATGTTCACTGGAGTATTAAATGGTTTTTTGCCCTGTGGGTTGGTTTATATGGCATTGGCAGGAAGTATGGCTACTGGTGGTATGATTTCTGGTAGCTTGTTCATGGCTGCTTTTGGTCTTGGGACACTGCCAGTGATGATGGCCGTTTCTTTGGGCGGCGCTTTTGCCAGCGAGTCTATAAAATCTAAAATTCGCAAAGCTGTGCCTGCCATGATGGTGGTTATGGGTTTGGTATTGATACTCCGCGGCCTCAACCTCGGCATCCCTTATGTAAGTCCCGCCGTGGGAGCAGAAGGGCAGGAGGTGCATAGTTGTCATTGA